In Raphanus sativus cultivar WK10039 unplaced genomic scaffold, ASM80110v3 Scaffold1014, whole genome shotgun sequence, a single window of DNA contains:
- the LOC130503559 gene encoding putative lysine-specific demethylase JMJ16 isoform X3: MGTELMRICVKEESDELPSVPPGFESYATFTLKKRLVPPDVAAPAMERFASVSNQAELETESDEAKAARSLRRRPWINYDDDAAADPNNEKKASPQNLDQNCGVKSPPSLPKGVTRGCAECNDCQKVTARWHPDEARRPDLEDAPIFYPSEEEFEDTLSYIAKIRPKAEKYGICRIVPPSSWKPPCPLKEKQVWEGSKFNTRVQRVDKLQNRSSMKKTSKLSNQMRRKKRKCMKMGMDSGDPGSASPGMSELETFGFEPGPAFTLKDFKKYADEFKAQYFKKSETSTDSECKAGDSMDSWEPAVEDVEGEYWRIVDKATEEIEVLYGADLETGVFGSGFPKISSSHEASSSDEKYAKSGWNLNNFSRLPGSLLKHEASDISGVLVPWLYIGMCFSSFCWHVEDHHLYSMNYMHWGAPKLWYGVAGKDAVKLEEAMRKHLPDLFEEQPDLLHKLVTQLSPSKLKTAGVPVHRCVQHAGEFVLTFPRAYHAGFNCGFNCAEAVNVAPVDWLPHGQIAIELYSQQGRKTSISHDKLLLGAAREVVKADWELNLLKKNTTDNLRWKEFSGKDGILAKTLKARIDMERTRRDFLSSSSLALKMHSNFDATNERECCICFFDLHLSAAGCRCSPEKYSCLTHVKQLCSCPWVTKYYLFRYDMDELNVLLEAVEGKLSSVYRWARQDLGLALSENLSGSKMEIDEEEPQQAAALLGKDLQMKATSREDLSRRLEKTSKLLEVKEEQLTTPNHCMKPVKEETVYDSSVPVCQPSEGGISVSAAGKKNPQSVPDNVILLSDDEHEIPRKRVSPGKHLKIRERPPTHVLALEATSKTPVPVLEKQPNSVPDRRNTISLPTTSDQRAVQGDVPTSVSPAEVNTVADGLALVTSNIDGVKPTSCKSKTSGGLGIVDVVDGIRSNSGTPSCSQNNSPDRIIRQKGPRIAKVVRRINCNVEPLNYGCVLSGKSWCNRQAIFPKGYRSRVRYINILDPTRMSFYISEILDAGRNSPLFMVHLEGNPSEVFAHLSPTRCWEMVRDRVNQEISKQHKAGKLDLPPLQPSGSPDGFEMFGYTSPAILQAIEALDVNRVCTEYWDSRPYSRPQVQFLANPLLREANKTTSIQSSSDVRNLQKAPGRRLLLPAGTNSTLKVLLKKANMEELSSLQEVLSESNIDLVTELVKEEIQKRR; the protein is encoded by the exons ATGGGGACAGAGCTGATGAGAATCTGTGTGAAAGAAGAAAGTGATGAGTTGCCATCTGTTCCTCCTGGGTTTGAATCATATGCTACtttcactttaaaaaaaagactTGTCCCTCCTGATGTTGCTGCTCCTGCAATGGAGAGGTTTGCTTCTGTATCAAATCAAGCTGAGTTGGAGACTGAATCCGATGAAGCCAAAGCTGCTCGGTCTCTACGGCGTAGACCTTGGATTAactatgatgatgatgctgcTGCTGATCCAAACAATGAGAAGAAGGCCTCGCCTCAAAATCTTGATCAA AATTGTGGAGTGAAGTCTCCTCCTTCTCTACCAAAGGGTGTGACTAGAGGATGTGCAGAATGTAATGACTGCCAAAAG GTAACTGCGAGATGGCATCCAGATGAAGCTCGTAGGCCTGACCTTGAAGATGCCCCTATATTCTACCCGAGCGAGGAG GAGTTTGAAGACACTTTGAGCTACATAGCTAAAATAAGACCCAAGGCTGAGAAGTATGGAATCTGCCGCATTGTTCCTCCTTCTTCCTGGAAACCACCGTGCCCTCTGAAAGAAAAGCAAGTGTGGGAAGGTTCTAAATTCAACACACGTGTCCAAAGAGTGGATAAACTTCAGAACCGGAGTTCGATGAAGAAGACTTCAAAGCTTTCTAATCAaatgagaaggaagaagagaaagtgCATGAAAATGGGAATGGATTCTGGCGATCCTGGCTCTGCAAGTCCCGGAATGAGTGAACTTGAGACGTTTGGGTTTGAACCTGGTCCAGCGTTCACTCTAAAAGACTTCAAAAAGTATGCTGATGAGTTCAAGGCTCAGTACTTTAAAAAGAGTGAGACTTCTACAGACAGTGAATGTAAAGCTGGTGACTCCATGGACTCCTGGGAGCCAGCAGTTGAGGATGTTGAAGGTGAATATTGGCGGATAGTAGATAAAGCAACCGAAGAGATAGAG GTGCTATATGGTGCTGACCTTGAAACTGGGGTGTTTGGTAGCGGATTCCCCAAGATATCATCAAGTCACGAGGCTTCTTCTTCAGACGAAAAATATGCAAAATCCGGCTGGAACTTAAATAATTTCTCAAGGCTTCCAGGATCCCTTCTTAAGCATGAGGCCAGTGATATCTCTGGTGTCCTTGTGCCGTGGTTGTATATTGGGAtgtgtttttcttctttctgcTGG CATGTGGAAGATCACCACTTGTATTCGATGAATTACATGCACTGGGGTGCTCCAAAACTGTGGTATGGTGTTGCGGGGAAGGATGCTGTTAAACTAGAGGAGGCGATGAGAAAGCATTTGCCTGACCTTTTCGAAGAACAGCCTGATTTGCTTCATAAGCTA GTTACACAACTCTCCCCGTCAAAACTGAAAACCGCAGGAGTACCTGTGCACCGTTGCGTCCAGCATGCCGGAGAGTTTGTCTTGACTTTTCCTCGGGCATATCATGCTGGATTTAATTGTGGTTTCAACTGTGCTGAAGCTGTGAATGTAGCGCCAGTTGACTGGCTGCCTCATGGGCAGATTGCTATAGAATTATACAGTCAGCAGGGTAGAAAAACGTCCATCTCGCATGATAAACTGTTGCTTGGGGCAGCAAGAGAAGTAGTGAAAGCCGACTGGGAGCTAAACTTGCTAAAGAAGAATACAACAGATAACTTGAGGTGGAAAGAGTTTAGTGGAAAGGATGGGATCTTGGCCAAAACACTCAAG GCACGCATTGACATGGAACGTACAAGAAGAGATTTTCTGAGCAGCTCCTCACTTGCATTGAAGATGCATAGTAATTTCGATGCTACCAACGAGAGAGAGTGTTGTATATGCTTCTTTGATTTGCACCTCTCCGCAGCTGGTTGCCGGTGTTCCCCAGAGAAGTACTCATGCTTGACACACGTGAAGCAGTTGTGTTCGTGTCCTTGGGTTACTAAATATTATCTATTTCGCTATGATATGGATGAACTGAATGTTCTTCTCGAGGCTGTGGAAGGAAAGCTTAGTTCTGTGTATAGATGGGCGCGTCAAGATTTAGGATTGGCTTTAAGTGAAAACCTCTCAGGAAGCAAGATGGAGATAGATGAGGAAGAACCACAACAAGCAGCTGCACTTTTAGGGAAAGATTTACAGATGAAAGCAACATCGAGAGAAGATCTAAGCAGACGGTTAGAAAAGACGAGTAAATTATTAGAAGTCAAGGAGGAGCAGTTAACAACACCAAACCATTGTATGAAGCCAGTCAAAGAAGAAACTGTTTATGATTCTTCTGTTCCAGTTTGCCAACCATCTGAAGGAGGCATCTCTGTGTCAGCTGCTGGAAAAAAGAATCCACAGAGTGTACCTGATAATGTGATACTCCTCAGTGATGATGAGCACGAGATACCTAGGAAACGAGTTTCGCCAGGCAAGCATTTAAAAATACGGGAGAGACCACCAACCCACGTTTTAGCGTTAGAAGCGACTAGTAAAACCCCTGTTCCAGTTTTAGAAAAGCAACCAAATTCTGTGCCTGATAGAAGAAACACAATATCATTGCCTACTACTAGTGACCAAAGAGCAGTGCAAGGGGATGTACCAACTTCTGTATCTCCCGCGGAAGTTAATACCGTAGCTGATGGACTTGCACTTGTTACTAGCAACATAGATGGCGTAAAACCTACTAGCTGCAAATCCAAAACCTCAGGAGGTTTGGGTATAGTGGATGTGGTTGATGGGATAAGAAGTAACTCAGGTACACCGTCTTGTTCACAGAATAATAGTCCGGATAGGATCATCCGCCAAAAGGGTCCACGTATAGCAAAAGTTGTGAGGAGAATCAATTGCAATGTAGAGCCTTTAAACTATGGATGTGTGCTTTCTGGAAAATCATGGTGCAACCGCCAAGCGATTTTTCCTAAAG GATACCGTAGTCGGGTCAGGtacataaatattttggatcCAACAAGGATGAGCTTCTACATTTCAGAAATTCTTGATGCTGGACGCAATAGTCCGTTGTTCATG GTTCACTTGGAGGGTAATCCCAGTGAGGTGTTTGCTCACTTGTCGCCTACAAGATGCTGGGAGATGGTAAGAGATAGAGTAAACCAAGAGATAAGTAAGCAGCACAAAGCTGGTAAGCTAGATCTTCCTCCTCTGCAGCCCTCTGGGAGTCCTGACGGTTTTGAAATGTTTGGATATACTTCACCTGCAATCCTACAG GCTATTGAAGCGTTAGACGTGAATAGAGTTTGCACAGAGTATTGGGACTCCAGGCCTTATTCGCGGCCACAAGTGCAGTTCCTTGCAAATCCTCTTCTCAGAGAAGCCAACAAGACAACAAGCATACAATCATCATCGGATGTGAGAAATCTCCAGAAAGCTCCCGGACGTCGTCTGTTATTACCTGCTGGAACAAACTCCACTCTCAAAGTTCTGCTTAAGAAAGCTAACATGGAGGAACTAAGCTCACTTCAAGAGGTTTTAAGTGAGTCTAACATAGATTTGGTGACCGAACTTGTGAAGGAAGAGATCCAGAAGCGGCGCTGA
- the LOC130503559 gene encoding putative lysine-specific demethylase JMJ16 isoform X2 — MFLHQFLLIMGTELMRICVKEESDELPSVPPGFESYATFTLKKRLVPPDVAAPAMERFASVSNQAELETESDEAKAARSLRRRPWINYDDDAAADPNNEKKASPQNLDQNCGVKSPPSLPKGVTRGCAECNDCQKVTARWHPDEARRPDLEDAPIFYPSEEEFEDTLSYIAKIRPKAEKYGICRIVPPSSWKPPCPLKEKQVWEGSKFNTRVQRVDKLQNRSSMKKTSKLSNQMRRKKRKCMKMGMDSGDPGSASPGMSELETFGFEPGPAFTLKDFKKYADEFKAQYFKKSETSTDSECKAGDSMDSWEPAVEDVEGEYWRIVDKATEEIEVLYGADLETGVFGSGFPKISSSHEASSSDEKYAKSGWNLNNFSRLPGSLLKHEASDISGVLVPWLYIGMCFSSFCWHVEDHHLYSMNYMHWGAPKLWYGVAGKDAVKLEEAMRKHLPDLFEEQPDLLHKLVTQLSPSKLKTAGVPVHRCVQHAGEFVLTFPRAYHAGFNCGFNCAEAVNVAPVDWLPHGQIAIELYSQQGRKTSISHDKLLLGAAREVVKADWELNLLKKNTTDNLRWKEFSGKDGILAKTLKARIDMERTRRDFLSSSSLALKMHSNFDATNERECCICFFDLHLSAAGCRCSPEKYSCLTHVKQLCSCPWVTKYYLFRYDMDELNVLLEAVEGKLSSVYRWARQDLGLALSENLSGSKMEIDEEEPQQAAALLGKDLQMKATSREDLSRRLEKTSKLLEVKEEQLTTPNHCMKPVKEETVYDSSVPVCQPSEGGISVSAAGKKNPQSVPDNVILLSDDEHEIPRKRVSPGKHLKIRERPPTHVLALEATSKTPVPVLEKQPNSVPDRRNTISLPTTSDQRAVQGDVPTSVSPAEVNTVADGLALVTSNIDGVKPTSCKSKTSGGLGIVDVVDGIRSNSGTPSCSQNNSPDRIIRQKGPRIAKVVRRINCNVEPLNYGCVLSGKSWCNRQAIFPKGYRSRVRYINILDPTRMSFYISEILDAGRNSPLFMVHLEGNPSEVFAHLSPTRCWEMVRDRVNQEISKQHKAGKLDLPPLQPSGSPDGFEMFGYTSPAILQAIEALDVNRVCTEYWDSRPYSRPQVQFLANPLLREANKTTSIQSSSDVRNLQKAPGRRLLLPAGTNSTLKVLLKKANMEELSSLQEVLSESNIDLVTELVKEEIQKRR; from the exons TGTTAATAATGGGGACAGAGCTGATGAGAATCTGTGTGAAAGAAGAAAGTGATGAGTTGCCATCTGTTCCTCCTGGGTTTGAATCATATGCTACtttcactttaaaaaaaagactTGTCCCTCCTGATGTTGCTGCTCCTGCAATGGAGAGGTTTGCTTCTGTATCAAATCAAGCTGAGTTGGAGACTGAATCCGATGAAGCCAAAGCTGCTCGGTCTCTACGGCGTAGACCTTGGATTAactatgatgatgatgctgcTGCTGATCCAAACAATGAGAAGAAGGCCTCGCCTCAAAATCTTGATCAA AATTGTGGAGTGAAGTCTCCTCCTTCTCTACCAAAGGGTGTGACTAGAGGATGTGCAGAATGTAATGACTGCCAAAAG GTAACTGCGAGATGGCATCCAGATGAAGCTCGTAGGCCTGACCTTGAAGATGCCCCTATATTCTACCCGAGCGAGGAG GAGTTTGAAGACACTTTGAGCTACATAGCTAAAATAAGACCCAAGGCTGAGAAGTATGGAATCTGCCGCATTGTTCCTCCTTCTTCCTGGAAACCACCGTGCCCTCTGAAAGAAAAGCAAGTGTGGGAAGGTTCTAAATTCAACACACGTGTCCAAAGAGTGGATAAACTTCAGAACCGGAGTTCGATGAAGAAGACTTCAAAGCTTTCTAATCAaatgagaaggaagaagagaaagtgCATGAAAATGGGAATGGATTCTGGCGATCCTGGCTCTGCAAGTCCCGGAATGAGTGAACTTGAGACGTTTGGGTTTGAACCTGGTCCAGCGTTCACTCTAAAAGACTTCAAAAAGTATGCTGATGAGTTCAAGGCTCAGTACTTTAAAAAGAGTGAGACTTCTACAGACAGTGAATGTAAAGCTGGTGACTCCATGGACTCCTGGGAGCCAGCAGTTGAGGATGTTGAAGGTGAATATTGGCGGATAGTAGATAAAGCAACCGAAGAGATAGAG GTGCTATATGGTGCTGACCTTGAAACTGGGGTGTTTGGTAGCGGATTCCCCAAGATATCATCAAGTCACGAGGCTTCTTCTTCAGACGAAAAATATGCAAAATCCGGCTGGAACTTAAATAATTTCTCAAGGCTTCCAGGATCCCTTCTTAAGCATGAGGCCAGTGATATCTCTGGTGTCCTTGTGCCGTGGTTGTATATTGGGAtgtgtttttcttctttctgcTGG CATGTGGAAGATCACCACTTGTATTCGATGAATTACATGCACTGGGGTGCTCCAAAACTGTGGTATGGTGTTGCGGGGAAGGATGCTGTTAAACTAGAGGAGGCGATGAGAAAGCATTTGCCTGACCTTTTCGAAGAACAGCCTGATTTGCTTCATAAGCTA GTTACACAACTCTCCCCGTCAAAACTGAAAACCGCAGGAGTACCTGTGCACCGTTGCGTCCAGCATGCCGGAGAGTTTGTCTTGACTTTTCCTCGGGCATATCATGCTGGATTTAATTGTGGTTTCAACTGTGCTGAAGCTGTGAATGTAGCGCCAGTTGACTGGCTGCCTCATGGGCAGATTGCTATAGAATTATACAGTCAGCAGGGTAGAAAAACGTCCATCTCGCATGATAAACTGTTGCTTGGGGCAGCAAGAGAAGTAGTGAAAGCCGACTGGGAGCTAAACTTGCTAAAGAAGAATACAACAGATAACTTGAGGTGGAAAGAGTTTAGTGGAAAGGATGGGATCTTGGCCAAAACACTCAAG GCACGCATTGACATGGAACGTACAAGAAGAGATTTTCTGAGCAGCTCCTCACTTGCATTGAAGATGCATAGTAATTTCGATGCTACCAACGAGAGAGAGTGTTGTATATGCTTCTTTGATTTGCACCTCTCCGCAGCTGGTTGCCGGTGTTCCCCAGAGAAGTACTCATGCTTGACACACGTGAAGCAGTTGTGTTCGTGTCCTTGGGTTACTAAATATTATCTATTTCGCTATGATATGGATGAACTGAATGTTCTTCTCGAGGCTGTGGAAGGAAAGCTTAGTTCTGTGTATAGATGGGCGCGTCAAGATTTAGGATTGGCTTTAAGTGAAAACCTCTCAGGAAGCAAGATGGAGATAGATGAGGAAGAACCACAACAAGCAGCTGCACTTTTAGGGAAAGATTTACAGATGAAAGCAACATCGAGAGAAGATCTAAGCAGACGGTTAGAAAAGACGAGTAAATTATTAGAAGTCAAGGAGGAGCAGTTAACAACACCAAACCATTGTATGAAGCCAGTCAAAGAAGAAACTGTTTATGATTCTTCTGTTCCAGTTTGCCAACCATCTGAAGGAGGCATCTCTGTGTCAGCTGCTGGAAAAAAGAATCCACAGAGTGTACCTGATAATGTGATACTCCTCAGTGATGATGAGCACGAGATACCTAGGAAACGAGTTTCGCCAGGCAAGCATTTAAAAATACGGGAGAGACCACCAACCCACGTTTTAGCGTTAGAAGCGACTAGTAAAACCCCTGTTCCAGTTTTAGAAAAGCAACCAAATTCTGTGCCTGATAGAAGAAACACAATATCATTGCCTACTACTAGTGACCAAAGAGCAGTGCAAGGGGATGTACCAACTTCTGTATCTCCCGCGGAAGTTAATACCGTAGCTGATGGACTTGCACTTGTTACTAGCAACATAGATGGCGTAAAACCTACTAGCTGCAAATCCAAAACCTCAGGAGGTTTGGGTATAGTGGATGTGGTTGATGGGATAAGAAGTAACTCAGGTACACCGTCTTGTTCACAGAATAATAGTCCGGATAGGATCATCCGCCAAAAGGGTCCACGTATAGCAAAAGTTGTGAGGAGAATCAATTGCAATGTAGAGCCTTTAAACTATGGATGTGTGCTTTCTGGAAAATCATGGTGCAACCGCCAAGCGATTTTTCCTAAAG GATACCGTAGTCGGGTCAGGtacataaatattttggatcCAACAAGGATGAGCTTCTACATTTCAGAAATTCTTGATGCTGGACGCAATAGTCCGTTGTTCATG GTTCACTTGGAGGGTAATCCCAGTGAGGTGTTTGCTCACTTGTCGCCTACAAGATGCTGGGAGATGGTAAGAGATAGAGTAAACCAAGAGATAAGTAAGCAGCACAAAGCTGGTAAGCTAGATCTTCCTCCTCTGCAGCCCTCTGGGAGTCCTGACGGTTTTGAAATGTTTGGATATACTTCACCTGCAATCCTACAG GCTATTGAAGCGTTAGACGTGAATAGAGTTTGCACAGAGTATTGGGACTCCAGGCCTTATTCGCGGCCACAAGTGCAGTTCCTTGCAAATCCTCTTCTCAGAGAAGCCAACAAGACAACAAGCATACAATCATCATCGGATGTGAGAAATCTCCAGAAAGCTCCCGGACGTCGTCTGTTATTACCTGCTGGAACAAACTCCACTCTCAAAGTTCTGCTTAAGAAAGCTAACATGGAGGAACTAAGCTCACTTCAAGAGGTTTTAAGTGAGTCTAACATAGATTTGGTGACCGAACTTGTGAAGGAAGAGATCCAGAAGCGGCGCTGA
- the LOC130503559 gene encoding putative lysine-specific demethylase JMJ16 isoform X1 → MICIFFNANMEKDMRCFFIMLIMGTELMRICVKEESDELPSVPPGFESYATFTLKKRLVPPDVAAPAMERFASVSNQAELETESDEAKAARSLRRRPWINYDDDAAADPNNEKKASPQNLDQNCGVKSPPSLPKGVTRGCAECNDCQKVTARWHPDEARRPDLEDAPIFYPSEEEFEDTLSYIAKIRPKAEKYGICRIVPPSSWKPPCPLKEKQVWEGSKFNTRVQRVDKLQNRSSMKKTSKLSNQMRRKKRKCMKMGMDSGDPGSASPGMSELETFGFEPGPAFTLKDFKKYADEFKAQYFKKSETSTDSECKAGDSMDSWEPAVEDVEGEYWRIVDKATEEIEVLYGADLETGVFGSGFPKISSSHEASSSDEKYAKSGWNLNNFSRLPGSLLKHEASDISGVLVPWLYIGMCFSSFCWHVEDHHLYSMNYMHWGAPKLWYGVAGKDAVKLEEAMRKHLPDLFEEQPDLLHKLVTQLSPSKLKTAGVPVHRCVQHAGEFVLTFPRAYHAGFNCGFNCAEAVNVAPVDWLPHGQIAIELYSQQGRKTSISHDKLLLGAAREVVKADWELNLLKKNTTDNLRWKEFSGKDGILAKTLKARIDMERTRRDFLSSSSLALKMHSNFDATNERECCICFFDLHLSAAGCRCSPEKYSCLTHVKQLCSCPWVTKYYLFRYDMDELNVLLEAVEGKLSSVYRWARQDLGLALSENLSGSKMEIDEEEPQQAAALLGKDLQMKATSREDLSRRLEKTSKLLEVKEEQLTTPNHCMKPVKEETVYDSSVPVCQPSEGGISVSAAGKKNPQSVPDNVILLSDDEHEIPRKRVSPGKHLKIRERPPTHVLALEATSKTPVPVLEKQPNSVPDRRNTISLPTTSDQRAVQGDVPTSVSPAEVNTVADGLALVTSNIDGVKPTSCKSKTSGGLGIVDVVDGIRSNSGTPSCSQNNSPDRIIRQKGPRIAKVVRRINCNVEPLNYGCVLSGKSWCNRQAIFPKGYRSRVRYINILDPTRMSFYISEILDAGRNSPLFMVHLEGNPSEVFAHLSPTRCWEMVRDRVNQEISKQHKAGKLDLPPLQPSGSPDGFEMFGYTSPAILQAIEALDVNRVCTEYWDSRPYSRPQVQFLANPLLREANKTTSIQSSSDVRNLQKAPGRRLLLPAGTNSTLKVLLKKANMEELSSLQEVLSESNIDLVTELVKEEIQKRR, encoded by the exons TGTTAATAATGGGGACAGAGCTGATGAGAATCTGTGTGAAAGAAGAAAGTGATGAGTTGCCATCTGTTCCTCCTGGGTTTGAATCATATGCTACtttcactttaaaaaaaagactTGTCCCTCCTGATGTTGCTGCTCCTGCAATGGAGAGGTTTGCTTCTGTATCAAATCAAGCTGAGTTGGAGACTGAATCCGATGAAGCCAAAGCTGCTCGGTCTCTACGGCGTAGACCTTGGATTAactatgatgatgatgctgcTGCTGATCCAAACAATGAGAAGAAGGCCTCGCCTCAAAATCTTGATCAA AATTGTGGAGTGAAGTCTCCTCCTTCTCTACCAAAGGGTGTGACTAGAGGATGTGCAGAATGTAATGACTGCCAAAAG GTAACTGCGAGATGGCATCCAGATGAAGCTCGTAGGCCTGACCTTGAAGATGCCCCTATATTCTACCCGAGCGAGGAG GAGTTTGAAGACACTTTGAGCTACATAGCTAAAATAAGACCCAAGGCTGAGAAGTATGGAATCTGCCGCATTGTTCCTCCTTCTTCCTGGAAACCACCGTGCCCTCTGAAAGAAAAGCAAGTGTGGGAAGGTTCTAAATTCAACACACGTGTCCAAAGAGTGGATAAACTTCAGAACCGGAGTTCGATGAAGAAGACTTCAAAGCTTTCTAATCAaatgagaaggaagaagagaaagtgCATGAAAATGGGAATGGATTCTGGCGATCCTGGCTCTGCAAGTCCCGGAATGAGTGAACTTGAGACGTTTGGGTTTGAACCTGGTCCAGCGTTCACTCTAAAAGACTTCAAAAAGTATGCTGATGAGTTCAAGGCTCAGTACTTTAAAAAGAGTGAGACTTCTACAGACAGTGAATGTAAAGCTGGTGACTCCATGGACTCCTGGGAGCCAGCAGTTGAGGATGTTGAAGGTGAATATTGGCGGATAGTAGATAAAGCAACCGAAGAGATAGAG GTGCTATATGGTGCTGACCTTGAAACTGGGGTGTTTGGTAGCGGATTCCCCAAGATATCATCAAGTCACGAGGCTTCTTCTTCAGACGAAAAATATGCAAAATCCGGCTGGAACTTAAATAATTTCTCAAGGCTTCCAGGATCCCTTCTTAAGCATGAGGCCAGTGATATCTCTGGTGTCCTTGTGCCGTGGTTGTATATTGGGAtgtgtttttcttctttctgcTGG CATGTGGAAGATCACCACTTGTATTCGATGAATTACATGCACTGGGGTGCTCCAAAACTGTGGTATGGTGTTGCGGGGAAGGATGCTGTTAAACTAGAGGAGGCGATGAGAAAGCATTTGCCTGACCTTTTCGAAGAACAGCCTGATTTGCTTCATAAGCTA GTTACACAACTCTCCCCGTCAAAACTGAAAACCGCAGGAGTACCTGTGCACCGTTGCGTCCAGCATGCCGGAGAGTTTGTCTTGACTTTTCCTCGGGCATATCATGCTGGATTTAATTGTGGTTTCAACTGTGCTGAAGCTGTGAATGTAGCGCCAGTTGACTGGCTGCCTCATGGGCAGATTGCTATAGAATTATACAGTCAGCAGGGTAGAAAAACGTCCATCTCGCATGATAAACTGTTGCTTGGGGCAGCAAGAGAAGTAGTGAAAGCCGACTGGGAGCTAAACTTGCTAAAGAAGAATACAACAGATAACTTGAGGTGGAAAGAGTTTAGTGGAAAGGATGGGATCTTGGCCAAAACACTCAAG GCACGCATTGACATGGAACGTACAAGAAGAGATTTTCTGAGCAGCTCCTCACTTGCATTGAAGATGCATAGTAATTTCGATGCTACCAACGAGAGAGAGTGTTGTATATGCTTCTTTGATTTGCACCTCTCCGCAGCTGGTTGCCGGTGTTCCCCAGAGAAGTACTCATGCTTGACACACGTGAAGCAGTTGTGTTCGTGTCCTTGGGTTACTAAATATTATCTATTTCGCTATGATATGGATGAACTGAATGTTCTTCTCGAGGCTGTGGAAGGAAAGCTTAGTTCTGTGTATAGATGGGCGCGTCAAGATTTAGGATTGGCTTTAAGTGAAAACCTCTCAGGAAGCAAGATGGAGATAGATGAGGAAGAACCACAACAAGCAGCTGCACTTTTAGGGAAAGATTTACAGATGAAAGCAACATCGAGAGAAGATCTAAGCAGACGGTTAGAAAAGACGAGTAAATTATTAGAAGTCAAGGAGGAGCAGTTAACAACACCAAACCATTGTATGAAGCCAGTCAAAGAAGAAACTGTTTATGATTCTTCTGTTCCAGTTTGCCAACCATCTGAAGGAGGCATCTCTGTGTCAGCTGCTGGAAAAAAGAATCCACAGAGTGTACCTGATAATGTGATACTCCTCAGTGATGATGAGCACGAGATACCTAGGAAACGAGTTTCGCCAGGCAAGCATTTAAAAATACGGGAGAGACCACCAACCCACGTTTTAGCGTTAGAAGCGACTAGTAAAACCCCTGTTCCAGTTTTAGAAAAGCAACCAAATTCTGTGCCTGATAGAAGAAACACAATATCATTGCCTACTACTAGTGACCAAAGAGCAGTGCAAGGGGATGTACCAACTTCTGTATCTCCCGCGGAAGTTAATACCGTAGCTGATGGACTTGCACTTGTTACTAGCAACATAGATGGCGTAAAACCTACTAGCTGCAAATCCAAAACCTCAGGAGGTTTGGGTATAGTGGATGTGGTTGATGGGATAAGAAGTAACTCAGGTACACCGTCTTGTTCACAGAATAATAGTCCGGATAGGATCATCCGCCAAAAGGGTCCACGTATAGCAAAAGTTGTGAGGAGAATCAATTGCAATGTAGAGCCTTTAAACTATGGATGTGTGCTTTCTGGAAAATCATGGTGCAACCGCCAAGCGATTTTTCCTAAAG GATACCGTAGTCGGGTCAGGtacataaatattttggatcCAACAAGGATGAGCTTCTACATTTCAGAAATTCTTGATGCTGGACGCAATAGTCCGTTGTTCATG GTTCACTTGGAGGGTAATCCCAGTGAGGTGTTTGCTCACTTGTCGCCTACAAGATGCTGGGAGATGGTAAGAGATAGAGTAAACCAAGAGATAAGTAAGCAGCACAAAGCTGGTAAGCTAGATCTTCCTCCTCTGCAGCCCTCTGGGAGTCCTGACGGTTTTGAAATGTTTGGATATACTTCACCTGCAATCCTACAG GCTATTGAAGCGTTAGACGTGAATAGAGTTTGCACAGAGTATTGGGACTCCAGGCCTTATTCGCGGCCACAAGTGCAGTTCCTTGCAAATCCTCTTCTCAGAGAAGCCAACAAGACAACAAGCATACAATCATCATCGGATGTGAGAAATCTCCAGAAAGCTCCCGGACGTCGTCTGTTATTACCTGCTGGAACAAACTCCACTCTCAAAGTTCTGCTTAAGAAAGCTAACATGGAGGAACTAAGCTCACTTCAAGAGGTTTTAAGTGAGTCTAACATAGATTTGGTGACCGAACTTGTGAAGGAAGAGATCCAGAAGCGGCGCTGA